In bacterium, a single genomic region encodes these proteins:
- a CDS encoding TonB-dependent receptor, whose protein sequence is MCSAVFAGTTGKIAGRITEAETGDPIIGAAVMVEGTTLGAAADINGEYFILNVPPGSVNLRVSAIGFAPKTLQGLRVITDQTATADFVLGVEAIATGEVVITAERKLIENDRTFATSTVGSSDIQALPVTNLGQVIEIQAGVVDGHFRGGRTNEVMYLVDGISVTDAYDNSQGTQVDDNSVQELQVISGTFNAEYGQAMSGIVNIVTKEGALDYHGTVSTEFGDYVSEHKTTWMNIDHVSPLDIQDYSATLYGPVPFADKLSFYGSFRYLDDDGWQYGQRRWTVFMPNNRDSSLINRDGDNSYAAMNNNLERWGNLKLTYPLTDQIKLNYSTFYSGRAYRDYSHDWKYVPDGTLRRYRDGRTNVLKMNHALNSAMFYELAATNTFSEYHHFVFEEATDPRYLHPEYQEINPPYTLNVAGTDLNRFRRWTNTNQLTGNLSYQASKLHLLKVGFDAKVHELFYEDINLVPVEQGNSFRFSVEPISFPSHDLYRNNPYELALFAQDKFELPSLIVNFGLRLDYFEPDGRVPSDPKDPNVYNPLLPERAAQTLEERLGYWYDDVDAKFRLSPRLGIAYPMSDQGVFHFAYGHFVQRPTFERMYANPEYELESGVGLNTVMGNPDLDMEETVTYEFGFQQQIHEDVALSTSLYFRDIRSLVATDRIVETYSSGTKYAQYVNRSFGEVKGITLSLDKRMANNFSAFVDYTYQIAEGNASDPQSAYNDLKGNNPREPEQQLVPLDWDRRHTFNASLTYAVPGNRGYGATLLGKYGSGLPYSPTDDGIRTGFENDGRRPDYYNVDLNAFKAFPVGGKKILLMATIQNLFDIRNEDRVYSDTGRAGYSIVENDAVEVPEINTLNEVYPDPSHYSRPRLVKIGLTYEF, encoded by the coding sequence ATGTGCTCGGCTGTTTTTGCTGGTACGACCGGCAAGATCGCTGGCAGGATAACCGAAGCTGAAACCGGCGATCCAATTATTGGAGCCGCAGTCATGGTGGAAGGCACCACGCTTGGCGCTGCCGCTGATATTAATGGAGAATATTTCATTCTGAATGTTCCGCCGGGCAGCGTGAATCTGCGTGTCAGCGCGATCGGTTTTGCACCAAAGACGCTGCAAGGACTTCGAGTCATTACCGATCAGACAGCGACGGCCGACTTCGTGCTCGGCGTGGAAGCAATTGCCACGGGCGAAGTCGTCATCACTGCTGAACGCAAACTGATTGAGAATGACCGGACGTTTGCCACGTCCACGGTTGGCAGTTCAGACATTCAAGCGCTCCCTGTGACGAATCTTGGCCAGGTTATCGAGATACAGGCCGGAGTTGTTGACGGGCACTTCCGCGGCGGCCGCACAAACGAGGTCATGTATTTGGTCGACGGAATCTCAGTCACCGACGCGTATGACAATAGTCAGGGCACGCAGGTTGACGACAATTCCGTGCAAGAACTGCAGGTCATCAGCGGAACGTTCAACGCGGAATACGGTCAGGCCATGTCAGGAATCGTGAATATCGTCACTAAAGAGGGTGCGCTGGACTATCACGGCACGGTCTCGACAGAGTTCGGTGACTATGTATCGGAGCACAAGACGACGTGGATGAACATAGACCACGTTTCTCCGCTCGATATTCAAGATTACAGCGCAACTCTGTACGGCCCCGTGCCATTTGCGGACAAGCTCTCTTTTTATGGGAGCTTTCGCTATTTAGACGATGACGGCTGGCAGTACGGACAACGCCGTTGGACTGTGTTCATGCCGAACAACAGAGACTCTTCTCTTATCAACCGCGACGGCGACAACAGTTATGCTGCGATGAACAATAATCTGGAGCGGTGGGGCAACTTGAAACTGACATATCCGCTTACGGATCAGATCAAGCTCAATTACTCCACCTTCTACAGCGGCAGGGCTTATCGCGATTACTCACACGATTGGAAGTATGTTCCGGACGGCACGCTGAGACGTTACCGTGACGGCAGAACCAATGTCCTGAAGATGAATCACGCGCTGAACAGCGCGATGTTCTACGAACTTGCGGCAACCAACACGTTCAGTGAGTACCATCACTTTGTGTTTGAAGAGGCCACTGATCCACGGTACCTGCATCCTGAGTATCAGGAGATAAATCCGCCCTATACGCTGAATGTTGCCGGAACAGATTTGAACAGATTCCGCCGCTGGACGAACACGAACCAGCTCACGGGAAATCTATCCTATCAAGCCAGCAAACTGCACTTGCTGAAGGTCGGGTTTGATGCAAAAGTGCATGAGCTTTTCTATGAGGATATCAATCTTGTGCCGGTTGAGCAAGGCAACAGCTTCCGCTTTTCTGTTGAGCCTATTTCGTTTCCGTCACACGACTTGTACAGGAATAACCCCTACGAGCTCGCCTTGTTTGCACAAGACAAGTTTGAGCTGCCTTCCCTGATAGTTAATTTCGGTTTACGGCTCGATTATTTCGAGCCGGACGGACGCGTTCCCTCCGATCCGAAGGATCCGAACGTCTATAACCCATTGCTTCCCGAACGAGCAGCACAAACTCTCGAAGAAAGACTTGGTTACTGGTACGACGATGTAGATGCCAAGTTCCGGTTGTCGCCACGGCTGGGCATCGCTTATCCGATGTCGGACCAGGGTGTGTTCCACTTTGCTTACGGACACTTTGTGCAGCGTCCGACTTTTGAGCGGATGTATGCCAACCCGGAATACGAACTGGAATCGGGCGTCGGATTGAACACCGTGATGGGGAATCCTGATTTGGATATGGAGGAAACCGTTACCTACGAATTCGGTTTCCAGCAACAAATTCATGAAGACGTGGCCCTCTCGACGTCACTCTATTTCCGCGACATCCGCAGTCTGGTCGCGACGGACAGGATTGTCGAGACATACTCTTCGGGAACAAAGTACGCGCAATACGTCAATCGCAGCTTTGGAGAGGTCAAGGGTATCACACTCTCATTAGACAAACGCATGGCCAACAATTTCAGCGCGTTCGTAGATTACACTTATCAAATTGCTGAAGGCAATGCGAGCGACCCGCAGTCGGCATACAATGACTTGAAGGGCAACAATCCGCGCGAACCTGAGCAGCAGCTTGTACCGCTTGATTGGGACAGACGTCATACGTTCAACGCGAGTTTGACCTATGCCGTACCGGGCAACCGCGGTTACGGAGCAACGCTGCTCGGCAAGTACGGCAGCGGACTTCCGTATTCGCCAACCGACGACGGCATCCGGACAGGATTTGAGAACGATGGGCGCAGGCCGGACTACTACAACGTTGATTTAAACGCCTTCAAGGCATTCCCTGTCGGCGGCAAGAAAATTCTGCTGATGGCAACGATTCAGAACCTGTTTGACATAAGGAATGAAGATCGCGTTTACAGCGACACCGGCCGCGCCGGTTATTCGATTGTCGAAAATGATGCGGTTGAAGTCCCGGAGATCAATACTCTTAACGAGGTCTATCCTGATCCCTCGCACTACTCACGTCCGCGGTTGGTCAAAATCGGCTTGACATACGAATTCTAA
- a CDS encoding PorV/PorQ family protein, with protein sequence MKVFRYISIATALLVFSLSANAVSKVGSTAAPFLNIAVGARAIGMGGAFTAMADDATALYWNPAGISGIKKFEAAFIHTDWLTDLRYDVVGAVLPLQHDDAIGAQITLLSMPDQEVTTTQQDEQDGAGYFFSAGSMSLQLTYGKQFTDRFKLGLTGKYVREWIWHESAATAAIDLGSVYRTDLNGMRIGISITNFGGKMQMTGRDLTRLYDVDETREGNNTSVVANLGTDKWPLPLTMRFGLAMEAFQDEKHRLSVAADALHPNDNDESVNFGSEYAFREQLFFRAGYKSLFLDESEEGITLGFGLHFKTRGGPSFALDAAYEDFGRFDAIYKYSLGVSY encoded by the coding sequence GTGAAAGTGTTCAGATACATATCGATCGCGACTGCCTTGCTCGTATTCTCCCTGTCCGCTAATGCCGTCAGCAAAGTGGGTTCAACCGCGGCGCCTTTCTTGAACATTGCTGTAGGGGCCCGGGCTATTGGCATGGGCGGCGCCTTCACTGCAATGGCAGACGATGCCACGGCGCTTTATTGGAACCCGGCAGGAATTTCCGGCATTAAAAAGTTTGAGGCGGCGTTTATCCATACGGATTGGCTGACTGACTTGCGGTATGATGTTGTCGGAGCTGTCTTGCCGCTGCAGCACGATGACGCGATTGGCGCGCAAATTACGCTGTTGTCCATGCCGGATCAGGAAGTCACCACGACTCAGCAGGACGAACAGGACGGGGCCGGCTATTTCTTCAGCGCCGGCAGTATGTCGCTTCAGTTGACTTACGGGAAACAATTTACGGATAGATTTAAACTCGGACTGACAGGAAAGTATGTCAGAGAGTGGATTTGGCACGAATCTGCCGCGACTGCCGCAATCGACCTCGGGAGTGTTTATCGGACAGATCTGAACGGCATGCGTATCGGCATTTCCATCACGAATTTCGGCGGCAAAATGCAAATGACCGGCCGCGATTTGACGAGGCTTTACGATGTAGACGAAACGCGTGAAGGAAACAATACAAGTGTTGTCGCGAATCTCGGCACGGACAAATGGCCGCTTCCCCTTACCATGCGGTTCGGGTTGGCAATGGAGGCTTTTCAAGACGAGAAGCACCGTTTGTCGGTTGCGGCGGACGCGCTGCATCCAAATGACAATGATGAGTCAGTTAATTTCGGCTCCGAGTACGCGTTTCGTGAACAACTTTTCTTCCGCGCAGGATACAAATCATTGTTCCTTGACGAATCCGAGGAGGGCATTACCTTAGGATTCGGACTTCACTTCAAGACGCGCGGGGGTCCGTCGTTCGCGCTCGACGCAGCATACGAAGACTTCGGCAGGTTTGATGCCATCTACAAGTATTCGCTCGGAGTCTCTTATTAG
- a CDS encoding T9SS type A sorting domain-containing protein, whose amino-acid sequence MFKIKSLAVLLAIFAIGIAQSLATQVTFQVNMTVQQDLGNFNPAEDIVVVRGTINGWAGNTHEVEDNGSGVYVGTFDIAEGAIEYKFVIVKPAQDVWESVDNRTATVSGDTQILEVVYFNNISSSASADVEVNFRVNMTVQDLSGNFDPASDWVVVRGNHANIGNWGGATQLIEETGNPGIYSLRVQFDDLPQNAPVEYKFVILEGGDPNAASWESSANRSFTPTGTEPDLLPPPSGNGYGEINPELVYFANITPDDIITNDVNVIFQVEVTPLDGRIADEGYVYDVQTGDTIYTIESIQAAGFFNNWPWGNFAQNYFMNDAGTNGDLVAGDDIWSVTLPFAAGAPRALIYKYGANQLDVEAGFARNHERTIDDSQADFRMDVDCWGSPDTLYQDWPCLVSDADYGAPVIAEFALEQNYPNPFNPSTSISFTLSRSDLTSLKVFDVLGRTVASMNFGRMDAGRHTVSFDGSNLSSGVYFYQLESGAINATRKMLLLK is encoded by the coding sequence ATGTTTAAGATTAAAAGTTTGGCAGTGTTGCTGGCCATTTTCGCCATCGGTATTGCGCAATCATTAGCAACTCAAGTCACGTTCCAGGTGAACATGACGGTACAGCAGGATCTTGGAAACTTCAACCCGGCGGAAGATATTGTTGTCGTCCGTGGAACTATCAATGGCTGGGCGGGCAATACGCATGAAGTGGAGGACAACGGCTCTGGCGTCTATGTGGGCACCTTTGATATTGCAGAAGGCGCTATCGAGTACAAGTTTGTGATTGTCAAACCGGCTCAAGATGTTTGGGAGTCGGTGGACAACCGTACTGCAACTGTTTCCGGCGATACACAGATTCTTGAGGTCGTTTATTTCAACAACATCTCCTCATCGGCAAGCGCCGACGTTGAAGTGAACTTCCGGGTTAACATGACTGTGCAGGATTTGTCCGGCAACTTTGACCCGGCGAGTGACTGGGTCGTTGTACGCGGTAATCACGCCAATATCGGCAACTGGGGCGGTGCGACGCAGTTGATCGAAGAAACCGGTAATCCGGGTATCTATTCTCTTCGCGTGCAATTCGACGATCTGCCGCAAAATGCGCCCGTTGAGTACAAGTTCGTGATTCTTGAGGGTGGTGACCCCAATGCCGCTTCTTGGGAATCCAGCGCAAACCGCAGTTTTACCCCGACCGGCACCGAACCTGACTTGCTTCCGCCGCCGAGTGGAAATGGTTACGGTGAGATCAATCCGGAGCTTGTATATTTCGCGAATATCACACCAGACGACATTATCACCAACGATGTCAACGTGATATTCCAGGTTGAAGTTACTCCGCTTGATGGCCGTATTGCCGACGAAGGGTATGTCTATGACGTTCAAACAGGCGATACGATTTACACGATCGAAAGTATCCAGGCCGCAGGATTCTTCAACAATTGGCCGTGGGGTAATTTCGCTCAGAATTACTTCATGAACGACGCCGGTACTAACGGCGACCTCGTCGCAGGTGATGACATTTGGTCGGTCACGTTGCCATTTGCAGCCGGTGCACCCCGCGCGTTGATTTACAAGTATGGCGCAAACCAACTTGACGTGGAGGCCGGATTTGCCCGCAACCATGAACGGACGATTGACGACTCACAGGCTGACTTCCGCATGGATGTGGATTGCTGGGGCTCACCGGATACGCTTTATCAGGACTGGCCATGCCTTGTCTCCGATGCTGACTATGGCGCTCCCGTCATCGCCGAATTTGCCCTCGAGCAAAATTATCCGAATCCGTTCAATCCGTCCACTTCCATTAGCTTCACGCTGTCACGCAGTGACCTGACTTCTCTGAAGGTGTTTGATGTTCTCGGACGAACGGTTGCCTCGATGAACTTCGGCAGGATGGACGCCGGCCGTCACACCGTGTCATTCGACGGAAGTAATCTGTCAAGCGGTGTGTACTTCTACCAGCTTGAAAGCGGCGCAATCAATGCAACCCGCAAGATGCTTTTGCTGAAGTAA
- a CDS encoding T9SS type A sorting domain-containing protein, whose product MTFATSLMAQTAWWEPSAPRQGDLVTFYYDAVAGALPDNGSQVWMHWGILGDNGSWSTPPQEIWPAGSLLHSDNIALQSPMANAGDQVWSVTVDFDMTTEAIAFVFTDRGNNWDNNSGNNWELELLAGGTVAWWSPAEPEPGDEITIYYDAIAGTLPNGATNVILHWGVNEAGHGNWRLPPQAMWPAGTVPQGQAARTPMVNNGNGVFSVTIGTLDTIYSVHFVTTDGTNWDNNGNQNWDILLEEPPVPQLSHVIFRFDPRSAFSQFSGQINSLNLAGAFNGWSTTATPLTRIDEHGNRWGEVAMPVGENEYKFVINGNNWQIDPDNPRNAPGGFNNSLLTVALDTMPQVYDVLPGDNRVFEFGSAQTITCKVRSGDLGPGISGTPVTRINGVQVTPTWNPATGQLSVNLPTNQLFVELSVQATDSAGRSATRYLAYYFSEGNFYVAVDPRNDEIYSTTESVDLKDFVLYAYSDGDSLEIRPRFYDDLTANSMAIVTITNEQGAYGSIGEMDAEYEVAGLSSGGIVLPMLAAASPNFDPAVHNRLHYGGIGGPSVPARYENSSTYIQCYVSVADLEAALGNYQSEWQFTCVSAIAAPLQGQRYVHEVTAVEGGTDGLEEPDFFDSFFYDASDIQEKNVKNYGLTRRVTLDAPGRGLAAIAPDDIGEGVMHEGPFCRIMTRGAPTRVASKTIKGRVISQVALSNVWLMQNENMHPVTMTGDSFALQVTLTEGDNLFSLFARDVNADTGRSAQMNFPLLVDHAPNSVIVVNIGDASIQLNGTSSNDPQGDPLTFQWIVDPDNPSPVDIGSPSNSIVTFTIPQVHGEYYFDLIVTDDEGNSNRSRTFVRLNDDGESAFQNDQCAEWVDNAIVYEIFPRSYSAEGDLDGITSDMGRIADLGVSAIWMMPIFEGPSDHGYEITDYYTVEQDYGTNEDLRELVETAHAHGIRVILDMVINHTGIGHPFMQDAIRYGRNSFYWDWYDRNNAGDYTYYYDWLSLPNINLDNPETARYFIDMCKWWVEEYDIDGYRCDVAWGPMDRSPQFWVDWRRELKKIKPEIFLLGEASASDFNILTNRFDLAYDWALHHEGSAGFTNMFPSIPNLTNLTQLITNYGFPWPDYKNPFRFMENHDESRYVSIKTPAQTKLVSELLLTIPGVPMIYAGQEIGETSQRGTINWGSDPNGLFAHYYRLINARKRLPAMRIGDFDLLTTDQPGPCYAYARTGDGMDPVVFLGNFSSTSQLVTVNLDANLLGIHPDSTYVVSEITTATSFTRLGSELTGIFTSLSAYSGRVWVIGDSAIYTDAPDLPALPRKSELLVPYPNPFNPVVTVPFELAKASRATLRVFDVLGRETARLIDDQLSAGKHEFVWDGSGVSSGVYFVMLQADGLTQTRKLVLMK is encoded by the coding sequence TTGACTTTCGCAACTTCGCTCATGGCGCAAACGGCGTGGTGGGAACCTTCCGCTCCCCGACAGGGCGATCTTGTTACCTTCTACTATGACGCAGTCGCCGGTGCGCTGCCTGACAACGGCTCGCAAGTTTGGATGCACTGGGGAATTCTCGGCGATAACGGGAGCTGGAGCACTCCGCCCCAGGAGATTTGGCCAGCGGGCTCGCTGCTTCATTCCGACAATATCGCGCTGCAAAGCCCAATGGCAAATGCGGGCGACCAAGTTTGGTCTGTCACGGTCGACTTTGATATGACCACGGAGGCGATTGCCTTCGTGTTTACAGACAGGGGAAACAATTGGGATAACAATTCAGGCAACAATTGGGAGCTTGAACTTCTTGCGGGCGGTACAGTGGCTTGGTGGTCACCTGCAGAGCCGGAACCCGGAGACGAAATTACTATTTACTATGATGCCATTGCCGGTACATTGCCTAATGGTGCGACCAATGTCATATTGCATTGGGGAGTAAACGAGGCAGGACACGGCAACTGGAGATTGCCGCCGCAAGCGATGTGGCCGGCGGGCACCGTGCCCCAAGGTCAGGCCGCGCGCACGCCAATGGTGAATAACGGTAACGGAGTATTCAGCGTTACTATTGGCACACTGGACACAATCTATTCTGTACACTTTGTGACAACCGACGGCACAAACTGGGACAATAACGGGAATCAGAACTGGGATATATTGCTTGAAGAGCCACCCGTGCCACAGCTTTCTCATGTCATTTTCCGATTTGATCCGCGTTCGGCATTCTCACAATTCAGCGGTCAAATCAATTCCTTGAACCTTGCAGGCGCGTTCAATGGCTGGAGCACTACGGCTACTCCGTTGACGCGAATTGACGAGCATGGAAACCGATGGGGTGAAGTTGCCATGCCCGTTGGTGAAAATGAATATAAGTTCGTTATCAACGGGAATAATTGGCAGATTGATCCGGACAATCCGCGAAATGCTCCGGGCGGGTTTAACAATTCGCTCCTGACCGTCGCCCTTGACACGATGCCGCAAGTGTACGACGTACTTCCCGGAGATAATCGCGTCTTTGAATTTGGCAGTGCACAGACCATCACATGCAAAGTGCGCAGTGGTGATTTGGGTCCGGGAATCTCCGGTACTCCGGTTACTCGAATTAACGGCGTTCAAGTCACGCCGACGTGGAACCCCGCAACGGGCCAGCTTTCAGTCAATTTGCCGACTAACCAGCTTTTTGTTGAGCTATCAGTTCAAGCAACCGATAGCGCCGGACGGAGCGCCACTCGCTATTTAGCATATTACTTCAGTGAAGGCAATTTCTATGTCGCCGTTGATCCGCGAAATGACGAGATTTACTCCACGACAGAGTCGGTTGACCTGAAGGATTTCGTGCTGTACGCCTATTCGGACGGTGATTCGCTTGAAATACGACCGCGATTCTATGACGATTTGACTGCCAATTCAATGGCCATTGTGACCATTACAAACGAGCAGGGAGCCTATGGCTCGATCGGTGAGATGGACGCCGAGTATGAAGTCGCCGGCCTGTCATCGGGCGGGATTGTGCTGCCAATGCTTGCGGCTGCAAGTCCGAATTTTGATCCCGCTGTACACAATCGGCTGCATTACGGCGGAATCGGCGGACCGAGCGTTCCAGCCCGTTACGAGAACTCATCAACTTACATTCAATGCTATGTCTCAGTAGCAGACCTTGAGGCTGCACTCGGAAATTATCAGTCCGAGTGGCAGTTCACATGCGTCAGTGCAATCGCCGCACCGCTCCAAGGGCAGAGATACGTGCATGAAGTGACAGCGGTTGAGGGCGGAACCGACGGCCTGGAAGAGCCCGACTTCTTTGATTCCTTCTTCTACGATGCAAGTGACATCCAAGAGAAGAATGTGAAGAATTACGGACTGACTCGCCGGGTGACTTTGGATGCGCCCGGTCGAGGCCTTGCGGCCATCGCGCCGGACGACATCGGAGAAGGCGTGATGCATGAAGGTCCATTTTGTCGAATCATGACACGCGGCGCTCCAACAAGAGTAGCGAGCAAGACAATTAAGGGACGTGTCATCTCGCAAGTAGCGTTGTCCAATGTATGGCTGATGCAGAACGAGAATATGCATCCGGTGACGATGACCGGCGATAGTTTTGCGCTGCAAGTTACTCTGACTGAAGGCGACAATCTATTCTCCTTGTTCGCGCGAGACGTCAATGCCGACACAGGCCGCTCCGCGCAGATGAATTTCCCACTGCTTGTTGACCATGCGCCCAATTCCGTGATAGTCGTCAATATCGGGGATGCAAGTATACAGCTGAACGGCACAAGCTCCAACGACCCGCAGGGCGATCCGTTGACTTTTCAGTGGATCGTTGACCCTGATAATCCCTCGCCTGTCGATATCGGAAGTCCAAGCAATAGCATCGTCACATTCACTATTCCGCAAGTACACGGTGAGTATTACTTTGACTTAATTGTAACCGATGACGAAGGAAACTCCAACCGCTCACGGACATTTGTGCGGTTGAATGACGACGGCGAGAGCGCGTTTCAGAATGATCAATGCGCTGAATGGGTGGACAATGCCATTGTGTACGAGATCTTTCCCCGTTCGTATTCCGCTGAGGGTGACTTGGACGGGATTACGTCAGATATGGGACGAATCGCCGACCTCGGTGTAAGTGCAATCTGGATGATGCCGATTTTTGAAGGTCCGTCGGACCACGGGTACGAAATCACCGATTATTACACGGTCGAACAGGATTACGGCACCAACGAAGATTTGCGGGAACTCGTTGAGACGGCGCATGCGCACGGCATCAGGGTGATTCTCGACATGGTCATCAATCACACGGGTATCGGCCACCCGTTTATGCAGGATGCAATTCGTTACGGCCGAAACTCGTTCTATTGGGATTGGTATGATCGTAACAACGCGGGTGATTACACCTACTACTACGATTGGCTTTCTTTGCCCAATATCAATCTGGACAATCCCGAGACGGCGCGCTATTTCATTGATATGTGCAAGTGGTGGGTTGAGGAGTATGACATTGACGGCTATCGCTGCGATGTGGCATGGGGGCCGATGGATCGCTCGCCGCAATTCTGGGTGGACTGGCGAAGGGAACTGAAAAAGATCAAACCGGAGATATTCCTGCTCGGAGAAGCGAGTGCGAGTGACTTTAACATCCTCACAAATCGCTTTGACCTTGCGTACGATTGGGCATTGCATCACGAAGGGAGTGCTGGATTTACCAATATGTTCCCCTCCATTCCTAATCTTACGAATCTCACCCAGTTGATTACGAATTACGGGTTCCCGTGGCCGGACTACAAGAATCCGTTCCGTTTTATGGAGAATCATGATGAGTCGCGTTACGTTTCCATTAAGACTCCCGCACAGACGAAACTCGTTTCCGAATTGCTGCTCACTATTCCCGGTGTTCCGATGATTTATGCCGGTCAGGAAATCGGCGAGACTTCCCAGCGCGGAACTATCAACTGGGGCAGTGACCCGAATGGGTTGTTTGCACATTATTATCGCCTGATTAATGCACGCAAGCGCTTACCTGCGATGCGTATCGGCGATTTCGATTTACTTACGACCGACCAACCCGGCCCGTGCTATGCTTATGCACGAACTGGAGATGGGATGGATCCGGTAGTTTTCTTGGGCAATTTTAGCTCGACTTCACAACTCGTGACTGTGAATCTTGACGCAAACTTGCTCGGCATTCATCCAGACTCAACTTACGTTGTTTCTGAAATTACGACGGCCACCAGCTTCACGCGTTTGGGTTCTGAGTTAACCGGAATCTTCACCAGCTTGTCCGCTTACTCGGGCCGTGTATGGGTGATAGGCGATTCAGCAATCTACACGGACGCTCCGGACCTGCCAGCATTGCCGCGGAAATCTGAGCTTCTCGTTCCCTACCCGAATCCTTTTAATCCCGTAGTGACGGTGCCGTTTGAATTGGCAAAAGCCTCACGTGCCACATTAAGAGTATTCGACGTTTTGGGACGTGAAACGGCGCGCTTGATTGACGATCAACTATCCGCAGGCAAGCACGAGTTTGTATGGGATGGTTCAGGTGTCTCCAGCGGTGTTTATTTCGTGATGCTGCAGGCGGATGGCCTGACGCAGACGCGGAAATTGGTGTTGATGAAATAG